A single region of the Biomaibacter acetigenes genome encodes:
- a CDS encoding DUF721 domain-containing protein — protein sequence MEKIGIILKESLKRSGFEKRLMEFQIFLNYDILVGENIARVSRPVFFRNEVLFIGVESPIWSHQLHFLKRDIIEKLNSSLRQPLIKDIKFQICSIDRQDSACSKGPERNTTARVPDKKIKMIYNISSEIQDPELRKKFIELMIKDQEYRMKKEEIKCSSI from the coding sequence ATGGAAAAAATAGGAATAATATTAAAGGAATCCCTAAAAAGATCCGGCTTTGAAAAAAGATTAATGGAATTCCAGATATTTTTAAATTACGACATCCTTGTCGGTGAAAATATAGCCAGGGTTTCCAGGCCGGTGTTTTTCAGAAACGAGGTTCTTTTCATAGGCGTCGAAAGCCCCATATGGTCACATCAGCTTCATTTTTTGAAAAGGGATATTATAGAGAAGCTGAACTCTTCCTTAAGGCAGCCTCTTATCAAAGACATAAAGTTTCAAATATGCAGTATAGATAGGCAGGATTCCGCATGTTCCAAAGGGCCTGAAAGGAATACTACCGCTAGAGTACCTGACAAAAAAATTAAAATGATATATAATATTAGTTCGGAAATACAGGACCCGGAACTTAGAAAAAAATTCATAGAGCTTATGATAAAAGACCAGGAGTACAGGATGAAAAAGGAGGAAATCAAGTGTTCATCCATATAG
- the remB gene encoding extracellular matrix regulator RemB — protein MFIHIGSDEVVLKKDVIMILDKYALVSKDTSDFMQVAKEEGFVQGEDGMDKKSIIICDKKIFFSPISSVTLLKRSNFLKNL, from the coding sequence GTGTTCATCCATATAGGCAGCGATGAAGTGGTGCTCAAAAAAGACGTGATAATGATCCTGGATAAATATGCGCTGGTTTCAAAGGATACCTCGGATTTTATGCAGGTGGCCAAAGAGGAGGGCTTTGTCCAGGGTGAGGACGGTATGGATAAAAAATCCATAATCATCTGTGATAAAAAGATATTTTTTTCTCCCATATCTTCCGTCACTTTGCTCAAGAGATCCAATTTTTTAAAAAACCTTTAA
- a CDS encoding RNA-binding S4 domain-containing protein has product MYIKTSTINLDQFLKWSGAVSTGGEAKVLISEGRVRVNRQVETHRSKKLSPGDVVELEGSIFEVARGREN; this is encoded by the coding sequence GTGTATATAAAAACTTCTACCATAAACCTGGACCAATTTTTAAAATGGTCGGGAGCCGTTTCCACCGGCGGAGAGGCCAAAGTATTGATTAGTGAAGGCAGGGTAAGGGTCAACCGCCAGGTGGAAACCCACAGGTCAAAAAAGCTTTCTCCTGGCGATGTGGTGGAGCTTGAAGGCAGCATCTTCGAAGTGGCCCGAGGGCGTGAAAACTGA
- the gyrB gene encoding DNA topoisomerase (ATP-hydrolyzing) subunit B — MEKKGVYDENKIEVLEGLEHVRLRPGMYIGSTDSRGLHHLVYEVVDNSIDEALAGYCKNIWVTINRDGSITVDDDGRGIPVGIHPKVGKPALEVALTMLHAGGKFGHGGYKVSGGLHGVGVSVVNALSEWLEVEVRREGSIFYQKYERGVPVTQVIKKGDAEGTGTKITFKPDKKIFEDTVFSADILTQRLREQAFLNKGIKIELVDSRTDKKSVFHYEGGIASFVKYLNRNKDVLHEEPIYMKSSREDMEVEVAVQYNDTYVETVLSFANNINTHEGGTHLSGFRTALTRSINDYARKTNLLKEQDANLSGEDVREGLTAVISVKLQNPQFEGQTKTKLGNSEVRGIVDSVVGEGISRFLEENPSTARIIVEKAIGAARAREAARKARELTRRKNALERTTLPGKLADCSERDPRLCELYLVEGDSAGGSAKQGRDRRIQAILPLRGKILNVEKARLDKILNNEEIRSIITAIGTGIGDEFDIEKLRYHKIILMADADVDGAHIRTLLLTFFYRYMQPLIEAEKVYIAQPPLFQVVLGKQEYYAYNEYELKQILDKLGKDREKAVVNRFKGLGEMDSEQLWETTMNPEKRTILKVSLEDAVAADEIFTILMGDRVEPRKQFIFEHAHEVVNLDI; from the coding sequence TTGGAAAAAAAAGGGGTATACGATGAAAATAAAATAGAGGTTCTGGAGGGCCTTGAGCATGTGAGGCTTCGTCCCGGCATGTACATCGGTTCTACCGATAGCCGCGGTCTTCACCACCTGGTATATGAGGTGGTGGACAACAGCATAGACGAAGCTCTGGCGGGATACTGCAAAAATATCTGGGTGACCATAAACAGGGATGGCTCCATCACCGTGGACGACGATGGTCGGGGAATCCCTGTGGGGATACATCCCAAGGTGGGAAAACCGGCTCTGGAGGTGGCTCTCACCATGCTGCATGCTGGAGGAAAGTTCGGCCACGGAGGGTATAAGGTATCCGGCGGCCTTCACGGCGTGGGAGTATCAGTGGTGAATGCCCTTTCTGAGTGGCTGGAAGTAGAAGTCAGGAGGGAAGGAAGCATTTTTTATCAGAAATACGAGAGAGGCGTCCCGGTAACCCAGGTTATAAAAAAAGGCGATGCGGAAGGAACGGGTACAAAAATTACCTTTAAGCCTGACAAAAAAATCTTCGAGGATACGGTCTTTTCTGCTGATATCCTCACCCAGAGGCTGAGGGAACAGGCCTTTTTAAACAAGGGCATAAAAATAGAACTGGTAGACAGCAGAACTGATAAGAAAAGTGTATTTCATTATGAAGGCGGCATAGCCTCTTTTGTGAAATACCTCAACCGAAACAAGGATGTGCTTCATGAGGAACCTATATACATGAAATCGAGCCGGGAAGACATGGAAGTAGAAGTGGCAGTGCAGTACAACGACACCTATGTAGAGACGGTGCTGTCCTTTGCCAACAATATCAACACCCATGAAGGTGGTACCCATCTGAGCGGTTTTCGGACTGCCCTCACTCGCAGCATAAATGACTATGCCAGAAAGACCAATCTCCTTAAGGAACAGGATGCCAACCTTTCCGGGGAAGATGTGCGGGAAGGATTGACGGCGGTCATCAGCGTAAAGCTTCAAAATCCCCAGTTTGAAGGCCAGACCAAGACAAAGCTGGGAAACAGCGAAGTGAGGGGCATTGTGGATTCGGTGGTGGGGGAAGGTATTTCCCGCTTTCTGGAGGAAAACCCCTCCACAGCCCGAATCATTGTGGAAAAGGCCATAGGTGCCGCCCGGGCCCGGGAAGCCGCCCGCAAAGCTAGGGAACTTACCCGCAGGAAAAATGCCCTGGAGCGCACCACGCTCCCGGGTAAGCTGGCAGACTGCAGCGAGAGGGACCCCAGGCTGTGTGAACTTTACCTGGTGGAAGGAGACTCCGCAGGAGGTTCCGCCAAGCAGGGCAGGGACCGCAGGATCCAGGCCATACTTCCCCTCCGGGGTAAGATACTGAACGTGGAGAAGGCACGACTGGACAAGATACTGAACAATGAGGAAATCCGTTCCATCATCACCGCTATAGGCACCGGAATCGGGGATGAATTTGACATAGAAAAACTTAGGTATCATAAAATAATACTTATGGCCGATGCCGATGTGGACGGTGCCCATATAAGGACACTCTTGCTCACATTTTTCTATAGGTATATGCAGCCCCTCATAGAAGCCGAAAAGGTGTATATAGCCCAGCCTCCGCTTTTTCAGGTGGTACTGGGCAAGCAGGAGTATTATGCATACAATGAATATGAATTGAAACAAATCCTGGACAAACTGGGTAAAGACCGAGAAAAGGCCGTTGTCAACAGGTTCAAGGGCCTCGGCGAGATGGATTCGGAGCAACTCTGGGAAACTACCATGAATCCCGAAAAGCGTACCATATTGAAGGTGAGCCTGGAGGATGCCGTGGCGGCCGATGAAATATTCACCATCCTCATGGGCGACAGGGTGGAGCCCAGGAAACAGTTCATATTCGAACACGCTCACGAAGTTGTCAATCTGGATATATAA
- the dnaA gene encoding chromosomal replication initiator protein DnaA, whose translation MSIDLSSLWCQVLKILSSELNNDMSFNTMLKPAKLVSLDQNIATVEVPNIFLKQVIEKRYINLLKDILRSILKQDISIFFKVGDDANFSGTGLESYSSQILDRYDSKSFSEEPISSLNQKYTFDTFVVGNSNRFAHAASLAVAQSPARAYNPFFIYGGVGLGKTHLMHAIGHYILSQKPNYKVVYISSERFTNELINSIKDDKNVEFRNKYRTIDVLLIDDIQFIAGKERTQEEFFHTFNALHEANKQLVISSDRPPKEIPTLEERLRSRFEWGLITDIQPPDFETRIAILLKKASMENLTVPNDVINFIATKIETNIRELEGALIRIVAYSSLTNCPIDINLAEHVLKDILPDQKPKKITISDILQEVGRHFSLKVDDFKAKKRTKDLAFARQVAMYLCSELTDLSLPKIGEEFGGRDHTTVIHARDKIAQDMAKDPQLSMLIDSLKKKLVQS comes from the coding sequence ATGTCTATCGACCTTTCTTCTTTGTGGTGCCAGGTCCTTAAGATACTTAGCAGCGAACTCAACAATGACATGTCTTTTAATACCATGTTAAAACCTGCTAAACTTGTCAGTCTCGATCAAAATATCGCCACAGTCGAGGTGCCCAACATTTTCTTGAAACAGGTTATTGAAAAAAGATATATAAATCTTTTAAAAGATATTCTACGTTCCATTTTGAAACAGGATATAAGCATTTTCTTCAAGGTCGGCGATGACGCCAATTTTTCCGGTACAGGCCTTGAATCCTATTCTTCGCAAATTCTGGACCGCTACGATTCAAAGTCTTTTTCCGAAGAACCTATTTCATCTTTAAATCAAAAATATACCTTTGACACTTTTGTAGTAGGCAACAGTAACCGCTTCGCTCATGCCGCTTCCCTGGCTGTGGCCCAGTCTCCTGCCAGGGCATACAACCCCTTCTTTATTTATGGAGGCGTAGGTCTTGGAAAAACTCATCTGATGCATGCTATAGGCCACTATATTCTTTCTCAGAAACCCAACTACAAGGTTGTTTACATATCTTCTGAGAGGTTTACCAATGAACTCATCAACTCTATAAAAGATGACAAGAATGTGGAATTCCGCAACAAATACAGGACCATCGATGTGCTTCTAATTGATGACATCCAGTTTATTGCCGGCAAGGAGAGGACTCAGGAGGAATTTTTCCATACCTTTAACGCCCTTCATGAAGCCAATAAGCAGCTGGTCATATCCAGCGACCGGCCTCCCAAGGAAATTCCAACTCTTGAGGAGCGCCTCAGGTCAAGGTTTGAATGGGGGCTTATCACCGACATCCAGCCTCCGGATTTCGAGACCCGTATAGCTATACTTTTAAAGAAAGCGTCAATGGAAAACCTCACCGTGCCCAATGATGTCATCAACTTTATAGCCACCAAGATTGAAACAAATATCCGCGAACTGGAAGGCGCCCTTATAAGGATAGTGGCTTACTCATCCCTGACCAACTGCCCCATCGACATAAATCTGGCCGAACATGTTTTAAAAGATATTCTTCCCGATCAGAAACCAAAAAAAATTACTATTTCCGATATACTTCAAGAAGTGGGTCGTCATTTTTCTTTGAAAGTGGATGATTTCAAAGCTAAAAAACGCACAAAAGATCTGGCTTTCGCCCGCCAGGTGGCCATGTACCTCTGCAGCGAGCTCACTGACCTCTCACTGCCCAAAATAGGAGAGGAATTCGGAGGCCGCGACCACACCACTGTGATACACGCCAGGGATAAAATCGCACAAGACATGGCCAAAGACCCGCAGCTTTCTATGCTAATTGACAGCCTCAAGAAAAAACTGGTTCAGAGTTGA
- the gyrA gene encoding DNA gyrase subunit A — protein sequence MAESAEKIVPVNIEEEMKKSYIDYSMSVIVGRALPDVRDGLKPIHRRILYAMNDIGLTPDKPYRKSATIVGEVMGKYHPHGDAAIYDAMVRMAQDYSMRYMLVDGHGNFGSIDGDPPAAMRYTEARLSKIAMEMLSDINKDTVDFIPNFDERLKEPTVLPSRFPNLLVNGSSGIAVGMATNIPPHNLSEVIDGVVMMIDNPGVSIDDLMQVIKGPDFPTGASILGRDGIKEMYRTGRGSLTVRAKATIEPMEGGRQRIVVTEIPYMVNKARLVEKIAELVREKNIEGISDLRDESDRSGIRIVIELKRDANPHVILNQLYKHTQMQDTFGAIMLALVDNKPRVLNLRDLIYYYLEHQKDIIVRRTKYDLARAEERLHILEGLRIALSHLDEVISLIKKSRDVPTAREGLMNTFNLTEKQAQVILDMRLQRLTALERQKIEEEYKEILEKIEYYKKVLSDEKMVLGIIKDEILAIKEKYRDERRTKIATAVDDFEAEDLIAEEDVVITLTHLGYVKRLPLSTYKNQKRGGRGVTGVTTREEDFVERIFVATTHHVVLFFTDRGSVYKLKAHEIPEAGRAARGTAIVNLLPLKPGEKVNAVIPIKDFGEARYLLFATRNGLVKKTLLSEYESSRKAGLIAIGLREEDELIAVRLIDREDQVLLGTMEGMGIRFSVDDVSTMGRTAHGVKGISLRQDDKVASVDILKPGCDVLVVTEKGFGKRTGEEEFRLQSRGGKGIIIQKVTEKTGHLEAIRVVSEKDDVMLCTASGIVIRMEVSGISKMSRNTRGVTLIKLEKDDQLASVAVISEE from the coding sequence ATGGCTGAATCAGCTGAAAAAATAGTGCCTGTAAACATCGAAGAGGAAATGAAAAAATCCTATATAGACTATTCCATGAGCGTTATCGTGGGCAGGGCACTGCCGGATGTGCGGGATGGCCTCAAACCCATCCACCGCAGGATCCTATATGCCATGAACGACATTGGCCTCACCCCGGATAAGCCCTACAGGAAATCCGCCACCATCGTAGGTGAGGTCATGGGCAAATACCATCCCCACGGTGATGCGGCCATCTACGATGCCATGGTGCGCATGGCCCAGGATTACTCCATGCGCTACATGCTGGTGGACGGCCACGGCAATTTCGGATCTATAGACGGCGACCCTCCGGCGGCCATGAGGTATACCGAGGCCAGGCTTTCGAAGATAGCCATGGAGATGCTGTCTGACATAAATAAGGATACCGTTGATTTTATACCTAATTTCGATGAGAGGCTAAAGGAACCTACGGTGTTGCCATCCCGCTTCCCGAACCTCTTGGTCAATGGTTCCTCGGGCATCGCAGTGGGCATGGCCACCAACATCCCTCCCCACAACCTCTCGGAGGTCATAGACGGTGTGGTTATGATGATAGATAATCCCGGTGTCTCCATCGATGACCTCATGCAAGTCATAAAGGGACCGGATTTCCCCACCGGGGCCTCTATCCTGGGGCGGGACGGCATAAAAGAGATGTACAGGACCGGCCGGGGGTCTTTGACGGTCAGAGCCAAAGCCACCATCGAACCCATGGAAGGCGGGCGTCAGAGGATAGTTGTCACGGAAATCCCATACATGGTGAACAAGGCGCGGCTGGTGGAAAAGATTGCGGAACTTGTGCGGGAAAAGAACATCGAAGGCATATCGGACCTGAGGGATGAAAGTGATAGATCCGGAATCCGCATTGTCATAGAGCTCAAAAGAGATGCTAATCCTCATGTGATATTGAACCAGCTTTACAAGCACACCCAGATGCAGGACACCTTCGGAGCCATCATGCTGGCACTGGTGGACAACAAGCCCCGGGTGCTGAACCTGAGGGATTTGATATACTACTACCTGGAGCACCAGAAAGATATTATCGTTAGGAGGACAAAATATGACCTGGCCAGGGCAGAGGAGAGGCTTCACATTCTGGAAGGCCTGAGGATCGCCCTTTCCCACCTGGATGAGGTCATATCCCTCATTAAAAAATCCAGGGATGTGCCTACGGCCAGGGAAGGCCTCATGAACACTTTTAACCTCACAGAGAAGCAGGCCCAGGTCATACTGGACATGAGGCTGCAGAGATTGACGGCTCTGGAGCGCCAGAAAATAGAGGAAGAATACAAGGAAATCCTGGAAAAAATAGAATACTACAAAAAGGTGCTATCTGACGAGAAAATGGTGCTGGGCATAATAAAAGACGAGATCCTGGCCATAAAGGAAAAATATAGGGATGAGCGTCGCACCAAAATTGCCACCGCAGTGGATGATTTTGAAGCCGAAGACCTCATCGCGGAGGAAGATGTGGTCATTACCCTGACACATCTGGGCTATGTCAAGCGCCTGCCCCTTTCCACATACAAAAATCAAAAGCGGGGAGGCCGGGGAGTTACAGGTGTAACCACCAGGGAAGAGGATTTCGTGGAGCGCATATTCGTGGCCACCACCCACCATGTGGTGCTGTTCTTCACTGATAGGGGCAGTGTCTACAAGCTCAAGGCCCACGAGATCCCCGAAGCGGGAAGGGCCGCCCGGGGCACCGCCATAGTAAACCTTTTGCCCTTAAAACCGGGTGAAAAGGTCAACGCCGTCATACCCATCAAGGATTTCGGAGAGGCAAGATACCTGCTCTTTGCCACCCGGAATGGGCTGGTAAAAAAGACCCTGCTTTCCGAGTACGAAAGCTCCAGGAAGGCCGGCCTTATTGCCATCGGGCTCCGGGAAGAGGATGAGCTCATAGCCGTAAGGCTTATAGACCGGGAGGATCAGGTGCTCCTGGGGACGATGGAAGGCATGGGCATAAGATTTTCCGTGGATGATGTGAGCACTATGGGGCGCACCGCCCACGGGGTCAAGGGTATATCCTTAAGACAGGATGATAAAGTGGCCTCGGTGGATATATTAAAACCCGGGTGCGATGTGCTGGTGGTGACGGAGAAAGGCTTCGGCAAGCGCACCGGTGAGGAGGAATTCCGGCTTCAGTCCAGAGGCGGCAAAGGCATCATAATCCAGAAGGTCACCGAAAAGACAGGCCATCTGGAAGCCATAAGAGTGGTCAGCGAAAAGGATGATGTAATGCTGTGCACCGCCTCGGGAATAGTAATACGCATGGAAGTTTCCGGGATTTCAAAGATGAGCCGCAACACCCGGGGCGTCACTTTGATTAAACTTGAAAAAGATGACCAGCTGGCATCGGTGGCGGTGATTAGCGAAGAATAA
- the recF gene encoding DNA replication/repair protein RecF (All proteins in this family for which functions are known are DNA-binding proteins that assist the filamentation of RecA onto DNA for the initiation of recombination or recombinational repair.) translates to MYLSHLRLFDFRNFKELDVSFSPGINILYGDNAQGKTNLLESIFFLSNLRSERAVRDQQLIMYTRPLAFLRGVFETCAGPVEREVTVYSDKKKVVKEGGNQKNRWSEICEDISAVFFSPDDLNLIKGEPSLRRKFLDTVIYHIKPGYIKYLQVYYRVLAHRNTLLKAVKKNPSLSDNIDPWDLQLCDTGSRIFTERLKFLERIGPDILEIFKKFTGGSTDFKINYINSVNFMSRDSIRQDFLKTLKGSREKDIARSFTTCGPHRDDIQFLLDGHDARFFGSQGQQRMLVLCLKMAQAKILFRERGEAPIMLLDDVMSELDLTRRKLIVENHGSQVFITTTDLKFIPDEILAKSKLYQVRAGSME, encoded by the coding sequence ATGTATCTCAGCCATCTGAGACTCTTTGATTTTCGTAATTTTAAAGAACTGGATGTGTCTTTTTCCCCGGGGATCAATATCCTTTACGGTGACAATGCCCAGGGTAAGACAAACCTCCTGGAATCCATTTTCTTTCTTTCCAATCTCAGGTCCGAAAGGGCTGTAAGGGATCAGCAGCTCATCATGTACACAAGGCCTCTGGCCTTTTTAAGGGGTGTGTTTGAGACCTGTGCCGGCCCGGTGGAAAGGGAAGTTACGGTGTATTCCGATAAGAAAAAGGTAGTAAAAGAGGGCGGAAATCAAAAAAACCGGTGGTCGGAGATATGCGAGGATATCAGCGCTGTGTTTTTTTCTCCTGATGACCTGAACCTCATAAAAGGCGAACCTTCCTTGAGGAGAAAATTCCTTGATACTGTTATATATCATATAAAGCCAGGATATATAAAATACCTTCAGGTCTACTACAGGGTGCTGGCCCACAGAAACACGCTTTTAAAGGCCGTCAAAAAAAACCCTTCCCTTTCGGATAACATTGACCCTTGGGACCTGCAGCTTTGCGACACAGGTTCCAGAATCTTTACGGAAAGGTTGAAATTTTTAGAAAGAATTGGTCCGGATATACTTGAAATTTTTAAAAAATTCACCGGTGGAAGTACGGATTTTAAAATAAATTATATCAACAGCGTGAATTTTATGTCCCGGGACAGTATTAGGCAGGATTTTTTAAAAACATTGAAAGGCTCCAGGGAAAAGGATATCGCCAGGAGTTTTACCACCTGCGGCCCCCACAGGGATGACATCCAGTTTTTGCTTGACGGCCATGACGCCAGGTTTTTCGGTTCCCAGGGACAGCAGCGGATGCTGGTGCTCTGTCTTAAGATGGCCCAGGCAAAGATTCTTTTCCGGGAAAGGGGAGAAGCTCCCATAATGCTGCTGGATGATGTGATGTCCGAGCTTGACCTCACCCGAAGAAAACTCATTGTGGAAAACCATGGTTCCCAGGTGTTCATTACTACCACGGATTTAAAGTTCATACCCGATGAGATACTGGCAAAAAGCAAACTCTATCAGGTAAGGGCAGGCTCAATGGAGTGA
- the dnaN gene encoding DNA polymerase III subunit beta has protein sequence MKFIVDRDILLSALSVVEKFVPSKSPITLLSGIRFIASPDYLSLSATDLDMGIEHKIPVVDTSDDSIKILETGSKVFPARIFSEIARKMPMGEVMFSCSDGRVEINAGNFSMTLPYFESEDFPEITRDELSPAMNFSQKLFKNMIKQTIFARAEESTSRPQLTGILVECRQNTLNMVALDGFRIAWRKENLEKDSSVVNADFSLIIPGRTLMEVSRIFGDGEESFTLYAGKNRVEFRTESTVISSRLLEGNFIDYEQVTRVEPKTIVDIDVDSIFSAIDRGLTLAREGSKNNLIRFRISDGLVEVSAETEMGSLCDRMQCQKEGDDLLIAFNARFLMDALRSIETPDVHLTFSGESGPCIMRPKGAQNHVNFVLPVKIRGEDY, from the coding sequence ATGAAATTTATCGTGGATAGAGATATTCTTCTTTCAGCATTGTCCGTTGTTGAAAAATTTGTACCATCAAAATCTCCTATAACTCTTTTATCTGGAATCCGGTTCATTGCTTCCCCTGACTATCTGTCCCTTTCTGCCACCGACCTTGATATGGGTATAGAACATAAAATACCGGTGGTGGATACCTCCGATGATTCTATAAAAATTCTGGAAACCGGGTCTAAAGTATTTCCCGCCAGGATTTTTTCTGAGATAGCCAGGAAGATGCCCATGGGAGAAGTCATGTTTTCTTGTTCCGACGGCCGTGTAGAAATAAATGCGGGCAATTTCAGCATGACCCTTCCGTATTTTGAGTCTGAGGACTTTCCTGAAATAACCCGGGACGAACTTTCGCCGGCTATGAATTTTTCTCAAAAATTGTTTAAAAATATGATAAAACAGACCATATTTGCCAGAGCGGAGGAATCTACTTCCAGGCCTCAACTTACAGGGATTCTGGTGGAATGCCGTCAGAATACGCTCAATATGGTGGCCCTCGACGGATTTCGCATCGCATGGCGAAAAGAGAATCTGGAAAAGGATTCTTCAGTCGTAAATGCGGATTTCAGCCTTATCATTCCTGGCAGGACCCTTATGGAAGTTTCCAGGATATTCGGGGACGGGGAGGAGAGTTTCACCCTGTATGCCGGGAAAAACCGGGTGGAATTCCGGACCGAAAGTACAGTAATATCTTCCAGGTTACTGGAAGGCAATTTTATAGACTATGAGCAGGTTACACGGGTAGAACCAAAAACCATTGTGGATATAGATGTGGACAGCATTTTCTCGGCCATAGACAGAGGGTTAACCCTGGCCAGGGAGGGAAGCAAGAACAACCTTATAAGATTTCGCATTTCCGACGGTTTGGTGGAAGTCAGCGCTGAGACCGAAATGGGAAGCCTTTGCGATAGAATGCAGTGCCAGAAGGAAGGGGATGATCTGTTAATAGCTTTCAATGCCAGGTTTTTGATGGATGCCCTGCGCTCCATTGAAACCCCCGATGTGCACCTTACATTCTCCGGTGAATCGGGGCCATGTATCATGAGGCCTAAAGGGGCCCAAAACCATGTGAACTTTGTTTTACCCGTAAAAATAAGGGGTGAAGATTATTGA